From the Microbacterium thalassium genome, one window contains:
- a CDS encoding alkaline phosphatase family protein gives MSLSLPADPARARSLTDVASQMIAALDGRSEWFSPARSVIAFVIDGLGARNLSARAGHARFLARAGSKRDVACTVFPSTTASALTSLLTTSPVGRHGIVGYRALVPGSGDVVNQLRGWDAGELADEWQRAAPITAGERRCFAVSKEEYAGTGFTRVTLVGAEFHGADDLGERVRLAADLASRHPGSFTYLYAPELDAIGHRRGWESDDWVGMLERVDAAVQDLAGSAAAGTGIVVTADHGMVDVPRRRHVLLAEGDALTEGVRHIGGEPRMLHLYAEADAAGHVLASWRAAEGHRSWVLSRDEAIGAGLFGPLVDDEVSHRIGDVLVAARAGIAYYDDRVADKGPQRMIGQHGSLTDEERVVPLLRLGAFATE, from the coding sequence ATGTCCCTCAGCCTACCTGCGGACCCGGCGCGAGCCCGGAGCCTCACCGACGTGGCGTCGCAGATGATCGCCGCGCTCGACGGACGCTCGGAGTGGTTCTCGCCGGCGCGGAGCGTCATCGCCTTCGTGATCGACGGCCTCGGAGCGCGCAACCTGAGCGCGCGTGCGGGGCACGCGCGCTTCCTCGCGCGCGCCGGCTCCAAGCGGGACGTCGCGTGCACCGTCTTCCCGTCGACCACGGCGAGCGCGCTGACGAGCCTGCTGACGACCTCGCCGGTGGGACGGCACGGCATCGTCGGCTACCGGGCGCTCGTCCCCGGCTCCGGCGACGTCGTCAACCAGCTCCGCGGGTGGGACGCCGGCGAGCTCGCGGACGAGTGGCAGCGCGCCGCGCCGATCACGGCGGGCGAGCGCCGGTGCTTCGCCGTGAGCAAGGAGGAGTACGCGGGGACGGGGTTCACGCGGGTGACGCTCGTCGGCGCCGAGTTCCACGGAGCCGACGACCTCGGTGAACGCGTGCGCCTGGCGGCGGATCTCGCATCGCGGCATCCGGGCTCGTTCACGTATCTGTACGCACCGGAGCTCGACGCGATCGGGCACCGGCGCGGCTGGGAGTCGGACGACTGGGTGGGCATGCTCGAGCGTGTGGACGCGGCCGTGCAGGACCTGGCCGGGTCCGCCGCCGCGGGCACCGGAATCGTCGTCACCGCCGACCACGGCATGGTCGACGTCCCGCGGCGCCGGCACGTGCTGCTGGCGGAGGGCGATGCGCTCACCGAAGGCGTGCGACACATCGGGGGAGAGCCGCGCATGCTCCACCTGTATGCGGAAGCGGATGCGGCGGGCCACGTGCTGGCGTCGTGGCGTGCCGCCGAGGGCCACCGCTCGTGGGTCCTCTCGCGCGACGAGGCGATCGGAGCCGGGCTGTTCGGCCCGCTCGTCGACGACGAGGTGTCGCACCGGATCGGCGACGTCCTCGTCGCGGCCCGCGCCGGGATCGCCTACTACGACGATCGCGTGGCGGACAAGGGACCTCAGCGCATGATCGGCCAGCACGGGTCGCTCACCGACGAGGAGCGCGTCGTCCCGCTGCTGCGCCTGGGCGCGTTCGCGACGGAGTGA
- a CDS encoding DNA gyrase/topoisomerase IV subunit A, which yields MPASRTDSSAADHGRIEDVDVSTEMQGSFLEYAYSVIYSRALPDARDGLKPVQRRILFQMAEMGLRPDRGHVKSARVVGEVMGKLHPHGDAAIYDALVRLAQPFSLRVPLVDGHGNFGSLDDGPAAARYTEARLAPPALALTENLDEDVVDFIPNYDGQFQQPEVLPAAFPNLLVNGASGIAVGMATNMAPHNLNEVVAAATHLLENPEATLEELMEFVPGPDLPSGGIIVGLDGIKDAYARGRGVFRTRAKVSIEPIGPRRTGLIVTELPYLVGPERIIEKIKDAVGAKKLQGIADVTDLTDRRQGLRLVIGIKTGFDPQAVLQQLYRVTPLEDSFGINNVALVDGQPQTLGLKEMLQVYLGHRLRVVTRRSEFRLARRTERLHLVEGLLIAILDIDEVIQVIRTSDDSDQARTRLMDVFDLSQAQSEYILELRLRRLTKFSRIELEKERDTLQAEIAALRELLASDALLRAQVATELDAAAEAFGTPRRTLLLNGGPVQARSSRSKQAPDLQIADAPCRVFLSSTGRMVRAELSADDPTGGIVTPTRRAKHDAIRSSVDTTTRGELAAVTSAGRLVRFSPVDLPSVPGNSVQPAAGTRVDQYLALDKGEHVVALVPLEQSPPIALGTAQGVVKRVSATELAAKHDVEIIALKPGDRVVGAAPAPDDSELVFVTTDAQLLRFGADAVRPQGRAAGGMAGIRVTTGQSAIFFGVVAGGAEDAVVITVAGASEALSGADAGSAKVSDFAEYPVKGRATGGVRAQRFLKGEDALTLAWVGTDPRAVGADGATRKLPEGGAKRDASGQPVDAVIGSVGTVVR from the coding sequence ATGCCCGCATCCCGCACAGACTCCTCCGCCGCAGACCACGGCCGCATCGAAGACGTCGACGTCTCGACAGAGATGCAGGGGTCGTTCCTCGAGTACGCCTACTCGGTCATCTACTCGCGCGCTCTGCCCGACGCGCGCGACGGGCTCAAGCCCGTGCAGCGCCGCATCCTGTTCCAGATGGCCGAGATGGGGCTGCGCCCCGATCGCGGACACGTCAAGAGCGCGCGCGTCGTCGGCGAGGTGATGGGAAAGCTCCATCCGCACGGCGACGCGGCGATCTACGACGCCCTCGTGCGCCTGGCGCAGCCGTTCTCACTGCGGGTGCCGCTCGTGGACGGCCACGGCAACTTCGGCTCGCTCGACGACGGTCCCGCCGCCGCGCGGTACACCGAGGCGCGCCTGGCTCCGCCCGCGCTCGCGCTGACCGAGAACCTCGACGAGGACGTCGTCGACTTCATCCCGAACTACGACGGCCAGTTCCAGCAGCCCGAAGTGCTGCCGGCGGCCTTCCCCAACCTCCTGGTCAACGGCGCCTCGGGCATCGCGGTCGGCATGGCCACGAACATGGCGCCGCACAACCTCAACGAGGTGGTCGCGGCCGCGACGCACCTCCTCGAGAACCCCGAGGCGACGCTCGAGGAGCTCATGGAGTTCGTGCCGGGGCCCGATCTGCCCTCGGGCGGCATCATCGTGGGCCTCGACGGCATCAAGGACGCCTATGCCCGCGGCCGCGGCGTCTTCCGGACGCGCGCCAAGGTCTCGATCGAGCCCATCGGGCCCCGCCGCACCGGCCTGATCGTCACCGAGCTCCCCTATCTGGTGGGGCCCGAGCGCATCATCGAGAAGATCAAGGACGCCGTCGGCGCGAAGAAGCTGCAGGGCATCGCCGATGTCACCGATCTGACCGACCGCCGCCAGGGTCTGCGCCTGGTGATCGGCATCAAGACCGGGTTCGACCCGCAGGCCGTGCTCCAGCAGCTGTACCGGGTGACCCCGCTCGAGGACTCGTTCGGCATCAACAACGTCGCCCTCGTCGACGGTCAGCCGCAGACCCTCGGGCTCAAGGAGATGCTGCAGGTCTACCTCGGCCACCGCCTGCGCGTCGTCACGCGCCGCAGCGAGTTCCGGCTGGCCCGCCGCACCGAGCGGCTCCACCTCGTGGAGGGGCTGCTCATCGCGATCCTCGACATCGACGAGGTGATACAGGTCATCCGCACCTCGGACGACAGCGACCAGGCCCGCACGCGGCTCATGGACGTCTTCGACCTCTCCCAGGCCCAGTCGGAGTACATCCTCGAACTGCGCCTGCGACGCCTGACGAAGTTCTCCCGCATCGAGCTGGAGAAGGAGCGCGATACCCTGCAGGCCGAGATCGCGGCGCTGCGCGAGCTCCTCGCCAGCGACGCGCTGCTGCGCGCGCAGGTCGCCACCGAGCTCGACGCGGCCGCCGAGGCGTTCGGGACCCCTCGTCGCACCCTGCTGCTCAACGGCGGCCCGGTGCAGGCGCGCTCGTCGCGCTCGAAGCAGGCGCCCGACCTGCAGATCGCGGATGCGCCGTGTCGCGTGTTCCTGTCGTCGACGGGACGCATGGTGCGCGCCGAGCTGTCGGCGGACGACCCGACCGGCGGGATCGTCACGCCGACGCGCCGCGCGAAGCACGACGCCATCCGGTCCTCGGTCGACACGACCACGCGCGGCGAGCTCGCGGCGGTCACGAGCGCCGGCCGCCTGGTGCGGTTCTCTCCCGTCGACCTGCCCTCCGTGCCCGGCAACTCGGTGCAGCCGGCTGCGGGAACCCGCGTCGACCAGTACCTCGCCCTCGACAAGGGCGAGCACGTCGTCGCGCTCGTGCCCCTCGAGCAGTCTCCTCCGATCGCGCTCGGCACGGCGCAGGGCGTCGTCAAGCGCGTCTCGGCCACCGAGCTCGCGGCCAAGCACGACGTCGAGATCATCGCGCTCAAGCCCGGCGACCGCGTCGTCGGTGCGGCACCGGCTCCCGACGACAGCGAGCTGGTGTTCGTCACGACCGACGCGCAGCTGCTCCGCTTCGGCGCGGACGCCGTCCGGCCGCAGGGCCGCGCCGCCGGCGGCATGGCCGGCATCCGGGTGACGACGGGCCAGAGCGCGATCTTCTTCGGCGTCGTCGCGGGGGGTGCCGAGGATGCCGTCGTCATCACCGTCGCCGGCGCGTCCGAAGCGCTCTCGGGCGCCGATGCCGGCTCGGCGAAGGTCTCGGACTTCGCGGAGTACCCCGTCAAGGGACGCGCGACCGGCGGCGTGCGGGCACAGCGCTTCCTGAAGGGTGAGGACGCCCTCACGCTAGCGTGGGTGGGCACCGACCCCCGTGCTGTGGGAGCCGACGGCGCGACCCGCAAGCTGCCCGAAGGCGGCGCCAAGCGGGATGCGTCCGGTCAGCCGGTCGACGCGGTCATCGGATCGGTCGGCACCGTCGTCCGCTGA
- a CDS encoding DNA gyrase/topoisomerase IV subunit B: MTAEYSAHHLQVLEGLEAVRKRPGMYIGSTDSRGLMHCLWEIFDNSVDEALAGHGSRIDIVLHPDGSVEVRDRARGIPVDVEPRTGLSGVEVVFTKLHAGGKFGGGSYAASGGLHGVGASVVNALSERLDVEVDRGGKTWAMSFHRGEPGVFANGAPDSAFTPFESSSELRQIGRAPKGVTGTRIRYWADPQIFTKDAAFQAQELEQRARQTAFLVPGLEVVITDQRGDEPVETTYKYDGGISEFAEFLAPDAPVTDTWRLDGSGTFTETVPVLQPSGAMVPTEVERECHVDVAVRWGTGYETVGRSFVNIIATPKGGTHQQGFEQGLMKVLRAQVEQNARKLKVGNDKLEKDDMLAGLTVVLTVRLAEPQFEGQTKEVLGTPAVRQIVSSVVSKELAARFASTKRDDKSQTTQLLEKVVSEMKARVSARAHKETQRRKNALESSTLPAKLVDCRSNDVADSELFIVEGDSALGTAKLARNSEYQALLPIRGKILNVQKASISDMLSNAECASIIQVIGAGSGRSFDIDAARYGKVILMSDADVDGAHIRTLLLTLFFRYMRPLIEEGRVFAAVPPLHRVVVINPGSKPNETIYTYSEKELHALLAKLTKAGKRWQEPIQRYKGLGEMDAEQLAGTTMDRAGRLLRRVRVSDAEAASGVFELLMGNEVAPRREFIIDASDRLARERIDA; this comes from the coding sequence GTGACCGCCGAATACTCCGCTCATCACCTGCAGGTCCTCGAGGGCCTCGAGGCGGTGCGCAAGCGCCCGGGCATGTACATCGGCTCCACGGACTCCCGCGGCCTCATGCACTGCCTGTGGGAGATCTTCGACAACTCCGTCGACGAGGCACTGGCCGGTCACGGCTCGCGCATCGACATCGTGCTGCACCCCGACGGCAGCGTCGAGGTCCGCGACCGCGCGCGCGGCATCCCCGTCGACGTCGAGCCGCGCACGGGACTCTCGGGTGTCGAGGTCGTCTTCACCAAGCTCCACGCCGGCGGCAAGTTCGGCGGCGGCTCGTACGCAGCCTCGGGCGGACTGCACGGCGTGGGCGCATCGGTCGTCAACGCGCTGTCCGAGCGCCTCGACGTCGAGGTCGACCGCGGCGGCAAGACGTGGGCGATGTCGTTCCACCGCGGCGAGCCGGGCGTCTTCGCGAACGGCGCGCCGGATTCCGCGTTCACCCCGTTCGAGAGCAGCAGCGAGCTGCGTCAGATCGGCCGAGCACCCAAGGGCGTCACCGGGACCCGCATCCGCTACTGGGCCGACCCGCAGATCTTCACCAAGGACGCCGCCTTCCAGGCGCAGGAGCTCGAGCAGCGCGCACGCCAGACGGCGTTCCTCGTGCCGGGGCTCGAGGTCGTCATCACCGATCAGCGCGGCGACGAGCCCGTCGAGACCACGTACAAGTACGACGGCGGCATCTCGGAGTTCGCCGAGTTCCTCGCGCCCGACGCGCCCGTGACCGACACCTGGCGCCTGGACGGCAGCGGCACGTTCACCGAGACGGTCCCGGTGCTGCAGCCCAGTGGCGCCATGGTGCCGACCGAGGTCGAGCGGGAGTGCCACGTCGACGTCGCCGTGCGGTGGGGGACCGGCTACGAGACGGTCGGGCGATCGTTCGTCAACATCATCGCGACGCCCAAGGGCGGCACCCATCAGCAGGGGTTCGAGCAGGGACTCATGAAGGTCCTGCGGGCGCAGGTCGAGCAGAACGCGCGCAAGCTCAAGGTCGGTAACGACAAGCTCGAGAAGGACGACATGCTCGCCGGGCTCACCGTCGTGCTCACGGTACGTCTGGCCGAGCCGCAGTTCGAGGGTCAGACGAAGGAGGTGCTCGGCACGCCCGCGGTGCGCCAGATCGTGTCGAGCGTCGTCTCGAAGGAGCTCGCCGCGCGCTTCGCCTCCACCAAGCGCGACGACAAGTCGCAGACGACGCAGCTGCTCGAGAAGGTCGTCTCCGAGATGAAGGCGCGCGTCTCGGCGCGCGCCCACAAGGAGACCCAGCGGCGCAAGAACGCCCTGGAGTCCTCGACCCTGCCCGCCAAGCTCGTGGACTGCCGCTCGAACGACGTCGCCGATTCCGAGCTGTTCATCGTCGAGGGCGACTCGGCCCTCGGCACCGCCAAGCTCGCCCGCAACAGCGAGTATCAGGCGCTGCTGCCGATCCGCGGCAAGATCCTCAACGTCCAGAAGGCCTCGATCAGCGACATGCTGTCGAACGCCGAGTGCGCCTCGATCATCCAGGTGATCGGCGCCGGCTCCGGACGGTCGTTCGACATCGACGCGGCCCGCTACGGCAAGGTCATCCTCATGAGCGACGCCGACGTCGACGGCGCCCACATCCGCACGCTGCTGCTGACCCTGTTCTTCCGGTACATGCGCCCGCTGATCGAAGAGGGACGCGTGTTCGCGGCCGTGCCGCCGCTGCATCGCGTCGTGGTGATCAACCCCGGCTCCAAGCCGAACGAGACGATCTACACGTACAGCGAGAAGGAGCTGCACGCCCTGCTGGCCAAGCTCACGAAGGCCGGCAAGCGCTGGCAGGAGCCCATCCAGCGCTACAAGGGCCTCGGCGAGATGGACGCCGAGCAGCTCGCGGGCACGACCATGGACCGCGCCGGCCGTCTGCTGCGCCGCGTGCGCGTGTCGGATGCCGAGGCCGCGTCCGGCGTCTTCGAACTCCTCATGGGCAACGAGGTGGCGCCCCGACGCGAATTCATCATCGACGCGTCCGATCGCCTCGCTCGCGAGCGCATCGACGCCTGA
- a CDS encoding DUF7455 domain-containing protein, protein MTTISTTAEPAALIEYRLTAVDRCDSCGAQAYIAAEVNGSELLFCAHHGRKYEEKLRAVASTWHDETARLADDV, encoded by the coding sequence ATGACCACGATTTCCACGACCGCCGAGCCCGCGGCCCTCATCGAGTACCGCCTCACCGCCGTCGACCGGTGCGACTCCTGCGGAGCGCAGGCGTACATCGCCGCCGAGGTCAACGGCAGCGAGCTGCTCTTCTGCGCGCACCACGGCCGCAAGTACGAGGAGAAGCTCCGCGCTGTCGCCTCCACGTGGCACGACGAGACCGCGCGCCTGGCCGACGACGTCTGA
- a CDS encoding alanine racemase, translated as MRAELVMDSEAFVANLAAIRARVAPAQHMLVVKDDAYGHGLSATAERAWAAGIRSFGAFDVRTGAAVRAAVGEQASIFVWIVGTATEAADAIAAGLEIGVGDALLLEDVADAARRDGRAARIHLKADTGLHRNGVRPEDWDGFVRRARDLERQGVLEVVGVWSHIAEASDAEDDAARDRFDVAVARARDAGLAPRVRHLAASAASFARPGFRYDMVRVGAFAYGIRPAGGPGSADLGIRPIASLRAPILRVSGDQAIAAVGSLDGLPSSLAGLVEVGTPGGSRSLLGIGAYESAVQSWPDARPGDVVTVFGPGGSGEGSPTDLAEAIDTIGEEIAVRVSPGIPRRWN; from the coding sequence GTGAGGGCGGAGCTCGTCATGGACTCGGAGGCGTTCGTCGCGAACCTGGCGGCGATCCGCGCACGCGTGGCGCCCGCGCAGCACATGCTCGTGGTGAAGGACGACGCCTACGGCCACGGCCTTTCCGCGACCGCCGAGCGCGCCTGGGCGGCCGGGATCCGCAGCTTCGGCGCCTTCGACGTGCGCACCGGTGCGGCGGTGCGGGCGGCGGTCGGCGAACAGGCCTCCATCTTCGTGTGGATCGTGGGCACGGCGACGGAGGCTGCCGACGCGATCGCGGCGGGCCTCGAGATCGGCGTCGGCGACGCGCTGCTGCTCGAGGACGTCGCCGACGCCGCGCGGCGCGACGGCCGTGCGGCCCGGATCCATCTGAAGGCCGACACCGGCCTTCACCGCAACGGCGTGCGCCCCGAGGACTGGGATGGCTTCGTCCGCCGGGCGCGCGACCTGGAGCGCCAGGGGGTCCTCGAGGTCGTCGGCGTGTGGAGTCATATCGCCGAGGCGTCGGACGCGGAGGACGACGCGGCGCGCGACCGGTTCGACGTCGCCGTGGCCCGCGCACGCGATGCCGGTCTGGCGCCGCGCGTGCGGCACCTGGCCGCCAGCGCGGCCTCGTTCGCGCGCCCCGGGTTCCGCTACGACATGGTGCGGGTGGGCGCGTTCGCCTACGGCATCCGTCCGGCGGGGGGACCGGGGTCCGCCGACCTCGGCATCCGGCCGATCGCGAGCCTGCGGGCGCCGATTCTGCGCGTCTCGGGCGATCAGGCGATCGCGGCCGTCGGCTCCCTCGACGGGCTGCCGTCGTCGCTCGCGGGTCTCGTCGAGGTCGGGACGCCCGGAGGCAGTCGTTCCCTCCTGGGTATCGGCGCCTACGAGTCGGCCGTGCAGTCGTGGCCGGATGCACGCCCCGGCGACGTCGTCACGGTGTTCGGTCCCGGCGGCAGCGGCGAGGGATCGCCGACCGATCTCGCCGAGGCGATCGACACGATCGGCGAGGAGATCGCGGTCCGGGTGTCACCCGGGATCCCGCGGCGCTGGAACTGA
- a CDS encoding alanine racemase C-terminal domain-containing protein: protein MTAANLGGRLRAGGSAPRAVVSRGALAHNAGLAVATADAALVGDVRADAWGHGAVAVGRALLAAGVPVLRVDDAAAAALSAAGVADDAVSATAEPTLDPRTVLGLPGGDAAAEPALTLYGAILSVKPLLAGEGVSYGYRHRASADTTIALVTGGYAQGIVRSLGDRVEVASRAGRHAIVGRVAMDVCVVDIGGADLSRGDEIVFFGDPRAAAPSLAPWEAGSGLSAGEIVAVIGARALREDAA, encoded by the coding sequence GTGACTGCGGCGAACCTCGGCGGACGACTGCGCGCCGGAGGCAGCGCTCCCCGCGCGGTCGTGTCGCGCGGAGCCCTCGCGCACAACGCCGGGCTGGCCGTCGCCACCGCCGATGCAGCGCTCGTCGGCGACGTCCGGGCGGATGCCTGGGGGCATGGCGCCGTCGCCGTGGGGCGCGCCCTGCTGGCGGCGGGCGTGCCGGTGCTGCGGGTCGACGACGCGGCGGCGGCCGCCCTGTCCGCCGCAGGCGTGGCGGACGACGCCGTCTCGGCCACCGCCGAGCCGACGCTCGACCCCCGCACCGTGCTCGGGCTGCCGGGCGGCGACGCGGCCGCCGAGCCCGCCCTGACGCTGTACGGCGCCATCCTGTCGGTCAAACCGCTGCTGGCCGGCGAGGGCGTCTCGTACGGCTACCGGCATCGCGCATCGGCGGACACGACCATCGCGCTCGTGACCGGCGGCTACGCACAGGGGATCGTCCGCTCCCTGGGCGATCGCGTCGAGGTCGCCAGCCGCGCCGGCCGCCACGCCATCGTCGGGCGCGTCGCCATGGACGTCTGCGTCGTCGACATCGGCGGTGCCGACCTCTCGCGCGGGGACGAGATCGTGTTCTTCGGGGATCCGCGCGCAGCGGCGCCGTCGCTCGCGCCGTGGGAGGCCGGCTCGGGACTGTCAGCAGGCGAGATCGTCGCCGTGATCGGCGCGCGTGCGCTCAGGGAGGACGCCGCGTGA
- a CDS encoding sugar-transfer associated ATP-grasp domain-containing protein, with product MPTLGLAPRLRYLAARARRIDVGSVWERAKETSEQHGKWMAAVLVDMLWSAGFRQVGFQDYVDYDFAILSAAERATYMTHPVSNELSQRFDDPAYRHIFHDKLAFDREFSEFLRRDWMVVEEGNADAVRAFVERLGTVVTKEPIGQAGTGVHRYHAAEIDDWDAFHRGLLERGELLIEEVIRQHADLAAVCPGTVNTTRVTAFFDGEKTHILAMAQKFGRGEVSDQMTFGGFYTMLDENGHAVGPGYDSHAHVHEVHPDSGLRIADFQLPMVDEVTAFVDEVARVVPQVQYVGWDIVVTPDGPVLVEGNWGAGVYENKPSVTGIRTGHKQRYRDAIGF from the coding sequence ATGCCCACGCTCGGCCTCGCTCCCCGCCTCCGCTACCTGGCCGCACGCGCCCGCCGCATCGACGTCGGCTCGGTGTGGGAGCGTGCGAAGGAGACCAGCGAGCAGCACGGCAAGTGGATGGCGGCGGTCCTCGTCGACATGCTCTGGTCGGCCGGGTTCCGTCAGGTCGGGTTCCAGGACTACGTCGACTACGACTTCGCCATCCTCAGCGCCGCCGAGCGCGCCACCTACATGACGCACCCGGTCTCGAACGAGCTGTCCCAGAGGTTCGACGACCCCGCCTACCGGCACATCTTCCACGACAAGCTCGCGTTCGACCGCGAGTTCTCGGAATTCCTCCGCCGGGACTGGATGGTCGTCGAGGAGGGCAACGCCGACGCCGTGCGCGCCTTCGTGGAGCGTCTGGGCACCGTCGTGACCAAGGAGCCCATCGGTCAGGCGGGAACGGGTGTGCACCGCTACCACGCGGCAGAGATCGACGACTGGGACGCCTTCCACCGTGGGCTCCTCGAGCGCGGGGAGCTCCTCATCGAAGAGGTCATCCGCCAGCACGCCGATCTCGCGGCGGTGTGCCCGGGGACGGTCAACACGACCCGCGTGACGGCGTTCTTCGACGGTGAGAAGACCCACATCCTCGCCATGGCGCAGAAGTTCGGCCGCGGTGAGGTCAGCGACCAGATGACGTTCGGCGGGTTCTACACGATGCTCGACGAGAACGGCCACGCGGTCGGCCCGGGCTACGACTCCCACGCCCACGTCCACGAGGTGCACCCGGACTCGGGACTGCGCATCGCCGACTTCCAGCTGCCCATGGTCGACGAGGTCACGGCGTTCGTCGATGAGGTCGCGCGCGTCGTCCCGCAGGTGCAGTACGTCGGCTGGGACATCGTCGTGACGCCGGACGGCCCCGTGCTCGTCGAGGGCAACTGGGGCGCGGGCGTCTACGAGAACAAGCCCAGCGTCACCGGCATCCGCACCGGGCACAAGCAGCGCTACCGCGACGCCATCGGGTTCTGA
- a CDS encoding coenzyme F420-0:L-glutamate ligase: protein MSAQANAGKALEIQVDGSSYQRIPIRTRVVMPGDDLEAFITDYAPAVVQPGDILFVTEKIVAITQGRSYLVEEIQPRKLAFFLSKYVTRTPYGIGLGMPETMEMALRECGTPRILFAAAVSAVTKAFGRKGDFYRIAGDKARAIDGPTSGTIPPYNKAVVLGPSKPREVARHLQTLLASGVEVAVVDINDLGGNILGSTLDAAGEKRLVQILGDNPLGQGHQSTPLGVVRPA, encoded by the coding sequence GTGAGCGCGCAGGCCAACGCCGGCAAGGCGCTCGAGATCCAGGTCGACGGCTCGTCGTACCAGCGCATTCCGATCCGCACGCGGGTCGTCATGCCCGGAGACGACCTCGAGGCGTTCATCACCGACTACGCTCCCGCCGTCGTCCAGCCCGGCGACATCCTGTTCGTGACCGAGAAGATCGTCGCGATCACGCAGGGCCGCTCGTACCTCGTGGAGGAGATCCAGCCCCGCAAGCTCGCGTTCTTCCTGTCGAAGTACGTCACGCGCACGCCGTACGGCATCGGCCTCGGCATGCCCGAGACGATGGAGATGGCGCTGCGCGAGTGCGGCACGCCCCGCATCCTGTTCGCCGCGGCGGTCTCGGCCGTCACCAAGGCATTCGGCCGCAAGGGCGACTTCTACCGCATCGCCGGCGACAAGGCGCGCGCCATCGACGGCCCCACCAGCGGCACCATCCCGCCGTACAACAAGGCGGTCGTGCTGGGCCCGAGCAAGCCGCGCGAGGTCGCACGACACCTGCAGACGCTGCTCGCGAGCGGCGTCGAGGTGGCGGTCGTGGACATCAACGACCTCGGCGGCAACATCCTCGGCTCGACGCTCGACGCGGCGGGGGAGAAGCGCCTGGTCCAGATCCTGGGCGACAACCCGCTCGGCCAGGGCCACCAGTCGACGCCCCTCGGCGTCGTCCGCCCCGCCTGA